A stretch of Gadus chalcogrammus isolate NIFS_2021 chromosome 9, NIFS_Gcha_1.0, whole genome shotgun sequence DNA encodes these proteins:
- the smad6b gene encoding mothers against decapentaplegic homolog 6b, whose translation MFRTKRSGLVRRLWRSRLIPDTEGQDGNGQTSEQGCSSSRDDMFANHPEKIPKTEFRPMTPSGSLVAGDLGGVCALGAGGDGGGGPRVTPDQHGAAGVCSVQEQGSPRSTQDSECRTVTCCLFKERDHSEFRGPDMAQVRDTGSCHFVLRNIGPRDTGSPEPQEAMPRTVLEQELKSATHSLLKRLKERTLDTLLEAVESRGGMPSDCVMVSRTELRLAGHMASPQLLLCKLYRWSDLQHLAQLKPLCECKSFGALDSPTVCCNPYHYSRLCGPESPPPPYSRLSPNEEHKPLDLSDSTLSYTETETASSPNTTPGEFSSEWAPPKPLHTLHKELISAQIQHSILLLHT comes from the exons ATGTTCAGGACGAAACGCTCAGGTCTTGTGCGGCGACTCTGGAGAAGCCGTTTGATTCCAGATACAGAAGGGCAAGATGGAAATGGCCAAACTAGTGAGCaggggtgcagcagcagcagggacgATATGTTCGCCAACCACCCAGAGAAAATTCCCAAAACGGAGTTCCGACCGATGACCCCAAGCGGGTCGCTGGTCGCCGGGGACCTAGGGGGCGTGTGTGCGCTGGGCGCCGGgggggacggcggcggcggcccgcgGGTCACCCCGGATCAGCATGGGGCTGCTGGGGTGTGCAGTGTCCAGGAGCAGGGTAGCCCTCGGTCCACGCAGGACAGCGAGTGCAGGACCGTGACCTGCTGCTTATTTAAAGAGCGGGACCACTCCGAGTTTAGAGGTCCAGACATGGCCCAGGTTAGGGACACGGGGTCTTGTCACTTTGTGCTCAGAAACATTGGACCACGGGACACCGGTTCTCCCGAGCCTCAGGAGGCGATGCCCCGCACGGTGTTGGAGCAAGAACTCAAATCGGCCACACATTCTCTTTTGAAAAGGCTAAAAGAAAGAACTCTGGATACCCTACTTGAGGCAGTGGAGTCCCGGGGAGGGATGCCTAGCGACTGCGTTATGGTGTCCCGGACAGAGCTACGGTTGGCTGGCCATATGGCGTCCCCACAGCTGCTCTTGTGTAAACTCTACCGCTGGTCCGATCTCCAGCACTTGGCCCAGCTCAAGCCGCTCTGTGAGTGTAAGAGCTTCGGTGCCTTGGACTCTCCGACAGTATGCTGCAACCCCTATCACTACAGTCGACTCTGTGGGCCAG agtcacccccacccccgtaTTCAAGGCTTTCCCCAAACGAAGAACACAAGCCACTCG ACCTATCAGACTCCACATTGTCTTACACTGAGACGGAGACAGCCAGCTCACCAAACACTACCCCCGGGGAGTTCTCAAGTGAGTGGGCTCCTCCAAAACCTCTTCACACGCTACACAAAGAGCTCATCAGCGCACAAATACAACATTCGATTCTCCTTTTGCACACATGA